A single Symbiobacterium thermophilum IAM 14863 DNA region contains:
- a CDS encoding Mrp/NBP35 family ATP-binding protein has product MAVTREQVLDALKVVNDPELHKSIVDLDMVKDIQIDGGHVAVTINLTVPGCPLKHRFERDVEAALKQVPGVERVTTHFGAMTDAERAAVAAKVRGSSAPHADARPSTMALATRTTIIGVASGKGGVGKSTTTVNLAVALKKLGYSVGIIDADIYGFSIPRMMGNMSRPEALDDQMLLPVWAHDIPFISAGSLVNEDQAIIWRGPMLGKMVEQFLVNVQWGKLDYLLIDLPPGTGDVALSVAQMLPGTDLVLVTTPQAAASQVAARVGSMAARTKQRVVGVIENMAYFLCDECNKKHFIFGKGGGQALAASLGCEVLSQIPLTPDVRLGSDVGDPIVADKEDHPAAQAYLEAARKLAQLAPPKVWSDELRVL; this is encoded by the coding sequence ATGGCCGTAACCCGTGAGCAGGTCCTTGATGCGTTGAAGGTCGTCAACGACCCAGAGTTGCACAAGTCCATCGTCGACCTCGACATGGTGAAGGATATTCAGATCGACGGCGGCCACGTGGCCGTGACGATCAATCTGACGGTGCCGGGTTGTCCGCTCAAGCACCGGTTTGAGCGGGATGTGGAGGCAGCTCTGAAGCAGGTGCCCGGCGTGGAGCGGGTCACCACGCACTTCGGCGCGATGACCGACGCCGAACGGGCTGCCGTCGCTGCCAAGGTACGGGGCAGCAGCGCACCCCACGCGGACGCACGGCCGTCGACCATGGCCCTGGCGACCCGCACCACGATTATCGGCGTCGCGTCGGGCAAGGGCGGCGTCGGGAAGTCCACCACCACCGTCAACCTCGCCGTCGCCCTGAAGAAGCTGGGCTACAGCGTGGGCATCATCGACGCGGACATCTACGGCTTCTCGATCCCGCGCATGATGGGCAACATGTCCCGGCCCGAGGCGTTGGACGACCAGATGCTGCTGCCCGTCTGGGCCCACGACATCCCCTTCATCTCGGCCGGCAGCCTGGTGAACGAGGACCAGGCGATCATCTGGCGCGGTCCGATGCTGGGCAAGATGGTTGAGCAGTTCCTGGTGAACGTTCAGTGGGGGAAGCTGGACTACCTGCTGATCGACCTGCCCCCCGGAACCGGCGATGTGGCGCTGTCGGTGGCGCAGATGCTGCCGGGCACCGATCTGGTGCTGGTGACCACGCCGCAGGCGGCGGCCTCGCAGGTGGCCGCCCGGGTCGGCTCCATGGCGGCCCGCACCAAGCAGCGCGTTGTCGGCGTCATCGAGAACATGGCGTACTTCCTCTGTGACGAGTGCAACAAGAAGCACTTCATCTTCGGCAAGGGCGGCGGCCAGGCCCTCGCCGCCAGTCTCGGCTGCGAGGTGCTGAGCCAGATCCCGCTCACCCCTGATGTCCGGCTGGGTTCTGACGTGGGCGATCCGATCGTCGCCGACAAGGAGGACCACCCGGCGGCGCAGGCCTACCTGGAGGCCGCCCGCAAGCTGGCGCAGCTGGCGCCCCCCAAGGTGTGGAGCGACGAGCTGCGGGTGCTCTAG
- a CDS encoding TIGR00266 family protein, with product MRCEIRYQPSYSLAVVYLGPGEEVQAEPGAMVAMSSTVELETEVKGGFLGALGRSVLGGESFFTSRYRARGGPGELALAPTLPGDIGYVELRGETFYLKSGAYLAADPELAVDSRWGGARGFFGSGGLFLLRVQGTGGLLFTAYGALHEKELAPGERYRVDTGHVVGFSEGLNFAVRKAARGWFSTLASGEGLVCEFTGPGRVYLQTRSEEALVNWMVAQLPSKGD from the coding sequence ATGCGCTGTGAGATCCGGTATCAGCCCAGCTACTCGCTGGCGGTGGTGTATCTGGGACCGGGAGAGGAGGTTCAGGCCGAGCCGGGGGCCATGGTGGCGATGAGCAGCACCGTGGAACTGGAAACCGAGGTGAAGGGCGGTTTCCTGGGTGCCCTCGGCAGGTCGGTGCTGGGCGGCGAGTCGTTCTTCACGTCCCGATACAGGGCCAGGGGCGGCCCGGGCGAGCTGGCCCTGGCTCCCACGCTGCCGGGGGACATCGGTTACGTCGAGCTCAGAGGCGAGACGTTCTACCTGAAGTCCGGCGCATACCTGGCCGCAGATCCGGAGCTCGCGGTTGACTCGCGCTGGGGCGGCGCCCGCGGCTTCTTCGGCTCCGGTGGACTCTTCCTGCTGCGGGTGCAGGGCACCGGCGGGCTGTTGTTTACCGCCTACGGCGCCCTGCACGAGAAGGAACTGGCCCCCGGTGAGCGGTATCGGGTGGACACGGGACATGTGGTCGGCTTCAGCGAAGGCCTGAACTTCGCAGTCCGGAAGGCCGCGAGGGGTTGGTTCTCCACCCTGGCTAGCGGCGAAGGGCTGGTGTGCGAGTTTACCGGCCCGGGGCGGGTGTACCTGCAGACCCGCTCCGAGGAGGCGCTGGTGAACTGGATGGTCGCACAGCTTCCCAGCAAGGGGGATTAA
- a CDS encoding acyl-CoA thioesterase: MVRTQVRVRYADTDAMGVVYHANYLIWFEVGRNELMRAWGAPYADFERRGILVPVTEAQVRWVHPARYDDVLEVQTRMERLTPARVTFAYRIVRAEDGRLCCEGTTTHGFLGPGGRPAALPKLAPDLWRLFNERLQAGE, translated from the coding sequence TTGGTCAGGACGCAGGTGCGGGTGCGGTACGCCGACACCGATGCCATGGGCGTCGTGTACCACGCCAACTACCTGATCTGGTTCGAGGTGGGTCGGAACGAGCTGATGCGCGCCTGGGGCGCGCCCTACGCCGATTTCGAGCGCCGGGGCATCCTGGTGCCGGTGACCGAGGCACAGGTGCGCTGGGTCCACCCGGCCCGTTACGACGACGTGCTGGAGGTCCAGACGCGCATGGAGCGGCTGACGCCGGCCCGCGTCACCTTCGCTTACCGCATCGTCCGGGCGGAGGACGGGCGGCTGTGCTGCGAGGGGACCACCACCCACGGCTTCCTGGGGCCCGGCGGACGGCCGGCCGCGCTGCCCAAGCTGGCCCCTGACCTCTGGCGGCTGTTCAACGAGCGGCTGCAGGCCGGGGAATGA